A region from the Vicia villosa cultivar HV-30 ecotype Madison, WI linkage group LG3, Vvil1.0, whole genome shotgun sequence genome encodes:
- the LOC131658794 gene encoding uncharacterized protein LOC131658794 → MVVNYGNGNYPTILQILKVDNYENWCKQIKVLFKCRGLWDLVKDGVEELEEDASEEEKEEDEELEKKSYKALFIIPQCLSNIIDHRLQNFHDVKSLILDICSKEDSMTAGRVAVMIDTLWKNRNNMVWNNERDDYSKLGLNAFCSWQEWFLAQRYGTNVENRSLIQRWEPPEEGSIKCNVDAGYNNSRGTTNRGWCMRDHMGRFMFAGAAWDVGHYPILEAEALALKEAIQRAIDLHVQNVIFESDSQRTVQAIRSNYQGVSEFSCIISSIHSLLFNFPNFEVKFVKRQANSVAHSIAKAADSWTRRSLFDMIPLCIEQLLLHDMN, encoded by the exons ATGGTGGTGAATTATGGGAATGGAAATTATCCAACAATTCTACAAATTCTGAAagtagataactatgagaattggtgcaaacaGATTAAGGTTCTATTCAAGTGTCGaggtctttgggatcttgtaaaggATGGAGTAGAAGAGCTTGAAGAAGACGCTTcagaagaagaaaaggaagaagacgAAGAATTGGAGAAGAAAAGTTATAAAGCACTCTTCATAATTCCccaat GTTTGTCAAATATTATTGATCATCGTTTACAAAATTTCCATGATGTAAAATCCTTAATTCTTGATATTTGTAGTAAGGAGGATAGTATGACTGCGGGTAGAGTTGCGGTTATGATTGATACTTTGTGGAAAAATCGGAACAATATGGTTTGGAACAATGAAAGAGATGATTATTCTAAACTTGGGTTGAATGCTTTTTGTAGTTGGCAAGAATGGTTTCTGGCACAACGGTATGGTACTAATGTGGAGAATAGGTCTCTCATTCAAAGGTGGGAACCACCGGAGGAAGGGAGTATCAAATGTAACGTGGATGCGGGTTATAATAATTCTCGAGGTACTACTAATCGAGGCTGGTGCATGAGAGACCATATGGGGAGATTTATGTTTGCAGGTGCAGCTTGGGATGTTGGCCATTATCCGATTCTTGAAGCGGAAGCTTTGGCTCTTAAAGAAGCTATTCAAAGAGCCATTGATTTGCATGTGCAAAATGTTATTTTTGAAAGCGATTCCCAAAGAACAGTACAAGCTATTCGTAGTAACTACCAAGGTGTCTCAGAGTTTAGCTGCATAATTTCTTCTATTCATAGTTTGTTGTTTAATTTTCCTAACTTCgaggtgaagtttgttaaacgcCAAGCGAACTCGGTTGCTCACTCTATAGCAAAGGCGGCCGATTCTTGGACTAGGCGTAGTTTATTTGATATGATACCTCTTTGTATTGAACAACTTTTACTTCATGATATGAATTGA